The Syngnathoides biaculeatus isolate LvHL_M chromosome 6, ASM1980259v1, whole genome shotgun sequence genome has a window encoding:
- the LOC133501936 gene encoding axonemal dynein light intermediate polypeptide 1-like isoform X1 → MFEPPETLLKYENPVLISKTTDKKCSKGGRPFKVSTQPHADSPVPPPPKAKSSAAEAPRQQNDDILNLIFPPREWMEGNQLFVQQVSSAPCTRADVVNLEEHLDRKLQQRRAIETGICPVRRELYTQCFDELIRQVTINCAERGHLLLRVRDEIQMTIAAYQTFYESSVVFGMRKALQAEQDKVDMEKRPLILTRVGVLEPISDVIGKRRAGLPCWSSRKRSCRKSCAKRRPNAKPSRRPKRKNTKCRRRSTRNRFSSSRGPTSSLRPSWRGL, encoded by the exons GGGGGTCGTCCTTTTAAAGTGAGCACCCAACCGCATGCCGACTCCCccgtgccgccgccgccgaaagCCAAATCCTCTGCAGCCGAAGCCCCCAGGCAGCAAAACGATGACATCCTCAACCTCATCTTTCCGCCCCG GGAATGGATGGAGGGAAACCAGCTGTTCGTGCAGCAGGTTTCGAGTGCGCCGTGCACGCGAGCGGACGTGGTGAACCTCGAGGAGCACCTGGACAGGAAACTGCAGCAGAGGCGGGCCATCGAGACGGGAATATGCCCGGTCCGAAGAGAGCTTTATACTCAGTGCTTCG ACGAGCTGATCCGGCAGGTGACCATCAACTGCGCCGAGCGGGGTCACCTGCTGTTGCGGGTTCGGGATGAGATCCAGATGACCATCGCCGCTTATCAGACCTTCTACGAGAGCAGCGTGGTTTTTGGCATGAGGAAAGCTCTGCAAGCCGAGCAGGACAAAGTGGACATGGAGAAAAGG ccgcttatcctcacgagggtcggagtgctggagcctatctcagatgTCATCGGGAAGAGGcgggcagg ATTGCCGTGCTGGAGCAGCAGAAAGAGGAGCTGCAGAAAGAGTTGCGCGAAGAGAAGGCCAAATGCGAAGCCATCGAGAAGACCGAAGAGGAAAAACACGAAGTGCAGGAGAAGAAGTACACGGAACAGATTCAGTTCCTCAAGAGGACCAACCAGCAGCTTAAG GCCCAGCTGGAGGGGGTTGTGA